A genomic window from Fibrobacterota bacterium includes:
- a CDS encoding CofH family radical SAM protein, whose translation MTSLKEIETVLAKGDRLTSSHALWLYGNAPSAWLREAADGIRRKLHGERAFFNRNIHFEPTNKCVYACRFCAFARTADQGPEDGAWDHDLEEFDRILRAKQPGTLTEVHITGGVHPDRGLDYGESLCRKVHEIHPAAHVKAFTAVEISFFARKSGLGLEEALRRLQAAGLGSLPGGGAEIFDPEVRRRIAGGKAPAHQWLEIHEIAHGLGLRSNATMLYGHVEEHRHRVDHMERLRDLQDRTHGFMAFIPLRYRNENNALSHLPEVSPEEDLRNYAVSRLFLDNIPHLKAYWVMLGVELAAQALEWGVDDLDGTVDDSTKIYSMAGAEDQHPTMTTARLESIISAKGRVAVERDSLYQAV comes from the coding sequence ATGACCAGCTTGAAGGAAATCGAAACCGTTCTCGCCAAGGGCGATCGCCTCACCTCCAGCCATGCCCTTTGGCTCTACGGAAACGCCCCCTCCGCGTGGCTGCGGGAGGCCGCAGACGGAATCCGTCGCAAGCTCCATGGCGAGCGGGCCTTCTTCAACCGCAACATCCATTTCGAGCCCACCAACAAGTGCGTGTATGCCTGCCGCTTCTGCGCCTTCGCCCGCACCGCCGACCAAGGCCCCGAGGATGGCGCCTGGGACCACGACTTGGAAGAGTTCGATCGGATCTTGCGCGCCAAGCAACCCGGCACCCTCACCGAGGTCCACATCACGGGCGGGGTCCACCCGGATCGCGGGCTGGACTATGGCGAATCCTTGTGCAGGAAAGTCCATGAGATCCATCCCGCCGCGCACGTGAAGGCTTTCACGGCGGTGGAGATTTCCTTTTTCGCCCGCAAGTCGGGACTTGGCCTGGAAGAAGCGCTCCGGCGCTTGCAGGCGGCGGGCTTGGGCAGTTTGCCGGGCGGTGGGGCGGAAATCTTCGATCCCGAAGTGCGCCGCAGGATCGCCGGGGGCAAGGCGCCCGCCCACCAGTGGCTGGAAATTCATGAGATCGCCCACGGCCTGGGATTGCGTTCCAACGCCACCATGCTCTACGGCCACGTGGAAGAACACCGCCACCGGGTGGATCACATGGAACGCCTGCGCGATCTCCAGGACCGCACCCACGGCTTCATGGCCTTCATTCCGCTGCGCTACCGCAATGAAAACAACGCCCTTTCGCATCTGCCCGAGGTGTCGCCGGAAGAAGACCTGCGCAACTACGCGGTCTCGCGCTTGTTTTTGGACAACATCCCGCACCTGAAGGCCTACTGGGTGATGCTGGGCGTGGAGCTCGCCGCCCAAGCCTTGGAATGGGGCGTGGACGACTTGGACGGCACGGTGGACGATTCCACCAAGATTTATTCGATGGCCGGTGCCGAAGACCAACATCCGACCATGACCACCGCCCGGCTGGAATCGATCATTTCCGCCAAGGGGCGCGTGGCCGTGGAGCGGGACAGCCTTTACCAGGCGGTTTGA
- a CDS encoding dihydrodipicolinate reductase, with translation MVATKVLVVGSGKLAKELLQDLSGPTIASVRPWSRRDNLADPASIVVHAGSGREWTDVVATCEAAGSLLVELATGNPLIDRDWTIPVVVCPNVNLLVLKVMAMLSSHGIAFQDCDISLVESHQASKSSAPGTAFEMADALGLDRADVRSVRDPVVQEGELGIPREHLSRHAFHRICIQDGNARVLLETTVLGEAPYAPGLARILEGISARNLSPGVHHVVDLVGRGWI, from the coding sequence ATGGTCGCAACAAAAGTGCTGGTCGTCGGATCCGGAAAGCTCGCCAAGGAGCTCCTCCAAGACCTCTCCGGCCCCACCATCGCCAGCGTTCGGCCGTGGAGCCGACGCGACAATCTCGCCGATCCCGCATCGATCGTGGTCCACGCCGGATCGGGCAGGGAATGGACGGATGTCGTCGCCACCTGCGAAGCCGCAGGCTCGCTTCTGGTGGAGCTCGCCACGGGAAATCCGCTGATCGATCGCGATTGGACGATCCCCGTGGTGGTCTGCCCCAATGTCAATCTGCTGGTCCTCAAGGTGATGGCCATGCTTTCGTCGCACGGCATCGCCTTCCAGGACTGCGACATCTCCCTGGTGGAATCGCACCAAGCATCCAAGTCCTCGGCACCGGGCACCGCCTTCGAGATGGCCGACGCCTTGGGGTTGGATCGCGCCGACGTTCGGTCCGTGCGCGACCCGGTGGTCCAGGAGGGCGAATTGGGAATTCCCCGAGAGCATCTGTCGCGCCACGCCTTTCACCGGATCTGCATCCAAGACGGCAACGCGCGTGTGTTGCTGGAGACCACCGTGCTGGGGGAGGCTCCCTACGCTCCCGGGCTTGCGCGCATCCTGGAAGGGATTTCCGCCCGCAACCTCTCTCCCGGAGTCCACCACGTGGTGGATCTGGTGGGGCGAGGCTGGATCTGA
- a CDS encoding DUF3237 family protein translates to MLPQGSSNPVRSEMAKMAGRSAAGAVDTLVVTKNGFRSGKLALADYQQTGLQIALEDSASQSIDDATIVPDPSWPCFMAAGIPPPALGKLAFTITLQIEAIRKVGLTKFGNRIQYDIKGGTVTGDKITATVTGGGLDYDLTLSNGSVEIEQILILKAGSTPILMRNAGVAPAGSKNARIVLDFEAPNSSSYTWLHTGKFAATRVVDTVAKTIKMEVYDISSVTAPAKRIQIQDPAGVVNQTWECVTLTGSQGATVFTENVTLGSSVSIGASKRGSRNIIPITGGTTTGKIVGKVLNGGADYQLGGLDARYTLAPNDGEYIIIRNCGANGLIPVFEARVAGPYNYLNENKYLSSSPSVSGSSVSLTFYEKK, encoded by the coding sequence ATGCTCCCGCAAGGTTCATCGAATCCGGTGAGGTCGGAAATGGCCAAGATGGCGGGGCGTTCCGCCGCCGGCGCGGTGGATACCCTCGTGGTGACAAAAAATGGATTTCGTTCCGGGAAACTCGCCCTGGCCGACTACCAGCAAACTGGCTTGCAGATCGCGCTGGAAGACTCGGCCTCGCAGAGCATCGACGACGCGACCATCGTTCCCGATCCGTCCTGGCCCTGTTTCATGGCCGCGGGCATTCCGCCTCCGGCTCTGGGCAAGCTGGCGTTCACCATCACGCTCCAGATCGAGGCCATCCGAAAGGTGGGCCTCACCAAGTTCGGCAACCGCATCCAGTACGACATCAAGGGCGGGACCGTGACGGGAGACAAGATCACCGCCACCGTGACCGGCGGTGGATTGGATTACGATCTCACCCTTTCCAACGGGTCGGTCGAAATCGAACAGATCCTCATCCTAAAGGCCGGCAGCACCCCGATCCTGATGCGCAACGCCGGCGTGGCTCCGGCGGGCTCAAAGAACGCCCGGATTGTCCTCGATTTCGAGGCGCCCAATTCCAGCTCCTACACATGGCTGCACACCGGGAAGTTCGCCGCCACCCGCGTGGTGGATACCGTCGCCAAGACCATCAAGATGGAGGTCTACGACATCTCCTCCGTCACCGCCCCCGCCAAAAGGATCCAGATCCAGGACCCCGCCGGCGTGGTGAACCAAACCTGGGAGTGCGTGACGCTGACCGGCAGCCAAGGCGCCACGGTGTTCACGGAAAATGTCACGCTGGGATCCTCGGTCTCCATCGGGGCCAGCAAGCGGGGCAGCCGCAACATCATCCCCATCACCGGCGGCACCACCACCGGCAAGATCGTGGGCAAGGTCCTCAACGGCGGCGCCGATTACCAGCTCGGCGGCTTGGACGCCCGCTACACCCTGGCTCCCAACGACGGCGAATACATCATCATCCGAAACTGCGGAGCCAACGGGCTCATCCCGGTGTTCGAGGCCCGGGTGGCAGGACCCTACAACTACCTCAACGAGAACAAGTACCTGAGTTCATCGCCCAGCGTCTCGGGAAGCTCCGTCTCGCTCACCTTCTACGAGAAGAAATAG
- a CDS encoding rRNA pseudouridine synthase produces MHGLNHSKHFGLAQAIHKAGYASLAVARRLVSQGAVSLNGRIERDPEWLTSPADQILVSGKPLEALGRVYLMCNKPRGLVTTAHDPEGRPTVYQCLEGLGIPHVGPVGRLDMASEGLLLFTNDTHWASAILDPARGVRKTYQVQVDGTLQPAMIDRMTDGVIDEGQRLQAISVKLLREVGKTSWLEIVLEEGKNREIRRMLKVFGLGVLQLIRIRIGPVVLGGLGKGCVRHLTETEVDGLRQGHPKTRGRAGNPSLGVGIGKSKTAP; encoded by the coding sequence ATTCACGGCTTGAACCACTCCAAGCATTTCGGTCTCGCACAGGCGATCCACAAAGCGGGATATGCCTCGCTGGCGGTGGCCAGACGGTTGGTTTCGCAAGGGGCGGTGAGCCTGAACGGCCGCATCGAGCGCGATCCCGAGTGGCTGACTTCCCCGGCCGACCAGATTTTGGTCAGCGGGAAGCCCTTGGAGGCTCTGGGTCGAGTCTATCTGATGTGCAACAAGCCGCGCGGCTTGGTCACCACGGCCCACGATCCCGAGGGGCGCCCGACCGTCTACCAGTGTCTGGAAGGGCTGGGCATCCCGCATGTGGGGCCGGTGGGGCGTTTGGACATGGCCAGCGAAGGGCTCCTTCTGTTCACCAACGACACGCATTGGGCCAGCGCCATCCTGGATCCGGCGCGGGGCGTCCGCAAGACCTACCAGGTCCAGGTCGATGGCACCCTCCAGCCAGCCATGATCGATCGGATGACCGATGGCGTGATCGACGAGGGCCAACGCCTCCAGGCAATATCTGTCAAGCTTCTGCGGGAGGTCGGGAAGACCAGTTGGCTCGAGATCGTGCTGGAGGAAGGAAAGAATCGCGAGATCCGCCGGATGCTCAAGGTCTTCGGGCTGGGTGTCCTGCAATTGATCCGGATCCGTATCGGGCCGGTGGTCCTCGGCGGCCTCGGCAAGGGATGCGTGCGCCACCTGACGGAGACGGAAGTCGATGGGTTGAGGCAGGGCCACCCGAAGACTCGTGGCCGTGCCGGAAACCCTTCCTTGGGTGTCGGCATCGGAAAATCGAAAACGGCTCCGTAA